The Metallosphaera hakonensis JCM 8857 = DSM 7519 genome includes the window TCTTCCCGATCATCTTTATTAGTTCAGCTGGAGCGTCCTTTTCACTTACGGCTCCTCTTCCTGTCTTTCCATTGTCGTCGTAAGTGAAGGACACCATTTTGCCAACTTTCCAGACTTTCTTTACTTTGCTTATATCTACTTCTAGGTCCTGGCCCTTATACTTGAATTTTACTTTGGTTGCCATTGAATGTTAATACGCTATTAACGTTTATAAACCTTGCGATACTAACACAAGTACTACTAATGATAATACCTTAATAGAAAATTCGTTTCAAGGAGACCAAATTTTATCATGAACTAATGGATAACATTATATGTCAAATAAAAACTGCTCTCCACGTAGCTAAAGAAACAAATTGTTCTGCAAGTGATAGGAGGGGATCCAGGTAAGTAAAGGAACCATCTAAACAGTTGATCAGTTTGGACTAGATGCCTCTCGGGCGTTTACAGATAATCTCACCTATTTGGGCCTCAAGAGGGCAT containing:
- the sul7d gene encoding Sul7d family chromatin protein; amino-acid sequence: MATKVKFKYKGQDLEVDISKVKKVWKVGKMVSFTYDDNGKTGRGAVSEKDAPAELIKMIGKK